A stretch of the Candidatus Bandiella numerosa genome encodes the following:
- the sucC gene encoding ADP-forming succinate--CoA ligase subunit beta, which produces MNIHEYQAKEILRKYGLELPEGILALNASEAVEAASKIKSNVWVLKAQVHAGGRGKAGGVKLAKTLDEVRDIASKMIGMKLVTPQTGAEGKIVNKIYVEAGSDIKKEYYISVVLDRNHNCITIAASTEGGMDIEEVAKKSPEKIIAVHVDYTIGLQNFHIAKLGFGMGLDKIQLKNFSKVVRALYQSFIDTDASQIEINPLIETSDSKFIPLDAKFNFDDNALYRHPEIEKMRDITEEDPQEVEAKKFDLSYVKMDGSIGCMVNGAGLAMATMDIIKLHGKEPANFLDVGGGATTEKVTEAFKIILSDHNVKGILVNIFGGIMKCDIIANGIITAAKEVKISVPIVVRLEGTNSELGKKILKESGLKLEAANDLEDAAKKIVKAIS; this is translated from the coding sequence ATGAATATTCACGAGTACCAGGCAAAAGAGATTTTGAGAAAATATGGTCTTGAATTACCTGAAGGTATATTAGCGTTAAATGCCAGTGAAGCTGTTGAAGCTGCATCAAAAATTAAATCTAATGTTTGGGTATTAAAAGCTCAAGTACATGCAGGCGGCAGAGGTAAGGCTGGTGGAGTTAAACTTGCCAAGACACTTGATGAGGTAAGGGATATAGCTTCTAAAATGATAGGGATGAAGCTAGTTACGCCCCAAACAGGAGCTGAAGGGAAAATAGTGAATAAGATTTATGTTGAAGCTGGAAGTGATATAAAAAAAGAATATTACATTTCCGTTGTTTTAGATAGAAACCATAATTGCATTACAATTGCAGCCTCAACTGAAGGTGGGATGGATATTGAAGAAGTGGCAAAAAAAAGTCCTGAGAAAATCATAGCCGTACACGTTGATTACACAATTGGTTTGCAAAATTTTCACATAGCTAAGTTAGGCTTTGGAATGGGACTTGATAAAATTCAGTTAAAGAATTTTTCTAAAGTTGTTAGGGCTTTATATCAATCATTTATTGATACAGATGCCAGTCAAATAGAAATAAATCCTTTGATTGAAACTAGTGATTCTAAATTCATTCCTCTGGATGCAAAATTTAATTTTGATGATAATGCGCTTTATAGGCACCCAGAAATTGAAAAAATGCGAGACATTACTGAAGAGGATCCACAAGAAGTTGAAGCTAAGAAATTTGATCTTAGTTATGTAAAAATGGATGGTTCAATTGGATGTATGGTAAATGGCGCAGGTCTTGCAATGGCGACCATGGATATAATTAAACTTCATGGAAAGGAGCCAGCAAATTTTCTTGACGTAGGTGGTGGAGCTACTACAGAAAAAGTTACAGAAGCTTTCAAGATTATTTTATCTGATCATAATGTGAAAGGAATATTGGTTAATATTTTTGGTGGCATTATGAAATGTGACATTATTGCAAATGGAATTATTACTGCTGCAAAAGAAGTGAAAATAAGTGTTCCAATTGTTGTGAGGCTTGAAGGAACAAATTCTGAACTTGGTAAAAAAATATTAAAAGAATCAGGACTAAAGCTTGAGGCAGCAAACGACTTGGAAGATGCAGCCAAAAAAATTGTTAAAGCAATAAGTTAA
- a CDS encoding NAD(P)H-hydrate dehydratase → MIKYALNSQQMREIEKLALNSKSDAINLMARAGTEVYNVMVERFKPCKVLIICGSGNNGGDGYVVANLLLKNNWDVKILQVASPKTEQAKYYCQQFKGEIISFKDVCKNLEEAELIVDAIFGIGLSKKVPNDIAKLIKQINEKSKKCIAIDIPSGISATTGEILGDAIKAELTVTFHSKKIGHLLMPGLVNSNEVVVTDIGLPKIKEQKGYIKVNNPNIWKGNIKYPGYLDNKYSRGCLAIIVGQMIGAAIFATHAARKSGCGIVKLFIKKSSNNMYALEPGIILIEYENIHHLLELIEQHKATAILYGPGELKSDTTQENVINLLKLKKKIILDAGAILECTTLSDIIDIGQDVLLTPHEGEFKKSFGDNNKLDKVTRVKNAIDQSKCTILLKGIDTVIGDKDNNIVIQENGCPYLATAGTGDILAGMCGAFMSQGINSSMSAMIATWALSEAAWKIGYGLIAEEIPKMIPKILSVNIS, encoded by the coding sequence ATGATTAAATATGCTTTGAATAGCCAACAAATGCGAGAAATAGAAAAGTTAGCTTTAAATTCTAAAAGCGACGCAATAAATTTGATGGCGAGGGCTGGTACTGAAGTTTATAACGTAATGGTTGAAAGATTTAAGCCCTGTAAAGTTTTGATAATATGTGGGTCTGGTAATAATGGAGGTGATGGATATGTTGTTGCTAATTTACTTTTAAAAAATAATTGGGATGTAAAAATACTTCAAGTGGCAAGTCCAAAAACGGAACAAGCAAAATATTACTGTCAACAATTTAAAGGAGAAATTATTTCTTTCAAAGATGTGTGTAAAAATCTGGAAGAAGCAGAGCTAATAGTAGATGCTATATTTGGAATAGGGCTATCAAAAAAAGTACCAAATGATATTGCAAAGTTAATAAAACAAATTAATGAAAAATCAAAAAAATGTATAGCGATTGATATCCCTTCTGGCATTTCAGCAACAACGGGAGAAATATTAGGAGATGCAATAAAAGCTGAACTGACCGTCACTTTTCATAGTAAAAAAATTGGTCATTTACTCATGCCAGGCTTGGTTAATTCTAATGAGGTAGTGGTAACAGATATAGGGCTTCCAAAAATTAAAGAACAAAAGGGGTATATAAAAGTTAATAATCCAAATATTTGGAAGGGTAATATAAAATATCCGGGATATTTAGATAACAAGTATAGTAGGGGTTGCTTGGCAATTATAGTAGGACAAATGATAGGAGCTGCGATATTTGCAACACATGCTGCAAGAAAATCCGGATGTGGTATAGTTAAATTGTTTATAAAGAAGTCAAGCAACAACATGTATGCCTTAGAGCCAGGAATAATTCTAATAGAATATGAGAACATTCATCATTTACTTGAATTGATTGAACAGCATAAAGCAACTGCTATTTTATACGGGCCTGGAGAATTAAAATCAGATACAACGCAGGAAAACGTCATAAATTTATTAAAATTGAAGAAAAAAATTATTCTCGACGCAGGGGCAATATTAGAATGCACTACATTGAGCGATATTATTGATATTGGGCAAGATGTCCTACTCACTCCACATGAAGGAGAATTTAAAAAGTCATTTGGTGATAATAATAAATTAGATAAGGTCACCAGAGTAAAAAATGCCATTGATCAAAGTAAATGTACAATATTACTTAAAGGGATAGATACAGTAATAGGTGACAAAGATAATAATATCGTAATACAAGAAAATGGATGTCCATATCTAGCAACAGCAGGAACTGGCGATATATTAGCAGGGATGTGTGGAGCATTTATGAGTCAGGGAATTAACTCAAGTATGTCAGCAATGATTGCAACATGGGCTTTGTCAGAAGCTGCATGGAAAATAGGATATGGACTAATAGCAGAAGAGATACCAAAGATGATACCTAAAATATTGTCAGTTAATATATCTTAG
- the pnp gene encoding polyribonucleotide nucleotidyltransferase: MFNIVKKSIEWNGKKIELETGKIARQASASVIVRMGESIVLCTVTFSKNLKEGIDFFPLSVNYLEKYYAAGKFPGGFMKREGKPSDRETLISRLIDRPIRPLFPEDFLYEVNVFCKVLSYDGNFPTDVLAIIGSAAALKISEVPFDSLLAAVRVGLIDDEFVLNPSTEELEKSELDLVIAGTSDSVLMIESSAKEIDEEKLVSAIEIAHKNIQPVIKLIEEFAADSKKDKYAYAKLDIQTIFEKLKKDYHKDVKKVYEIVDKNERKEKLDAIYKEAFDNHSTKDGFESNVFDLAYKKLRREVVRDKILDDNIRIDGRNLEEIRRIDCEIGLLPKTHGSSLFTRGETQSLSIVTLGSQQDSQLRDGVTGTFNEKFMLHYNFPPYSVGEVGMLKPPGRREIGHGKLAFKAVTPILPKDEEFPYTIRIVSEITESNGSSSMATVCAATLALMDAGVPIKTPVAGIAMGLILEKDRHAILSDIIGDEDALGDMDFKLASTKNGITALQMDIKISGITIEIMKKAISQAKNGCNHILSKMNELISMPKNELNSSAPRISSIKINKDKIRDLIGPGGKNIKEICERTGVKIDIEDDGSVKIFATDEKTLNEALSSIEEIVAVPEMGKIYNAKITKIMQFGAFAKFLGSNEGLVHVSEISDRNIENVDDVLSEGMIINVKYVGTDHKGKVKLTMKNVEQSDEFFNSDSWKRLMEGEPKKQRPEKKNDQEFTRKKRVMPKQNYNKTSNFNKAVHHDKDKKEEKNPTLFNAKSFIKKLFS; this comes from the coding sequence ATGTTTAATATAGTAAAAAAATCGATAGAATGGAACGGTAAAAAAATTGAATTAGAAACAGGAAAGATAGCTAGGCAAGCTAGCGCGTCTGTTATAGTGAGAATGGGAGAAAGTATAGTTTTATGTACAGTAACTTTTAGTAAAAATTTAAAAGAAGGGATCGATTTCTTTCCCTTGTCTGTAAATTATTTAGAAAAATATTATGCAGCAGGAAAATTTCCTGGTGGATTTATGAAAAGAGAAGGTAAACCTTCTGATAGAGAAACATTAATTTCAAGGTTGATTGATAGGCCAATCAGACCTTTGTTTCCAGAAGATTTTTTATATGAAGTTAACGTTTTTTGTAAAGTTTTATCATATGATGGCAATTTTCCAACTGATGTTTTAGCAATAATAGGGTCTGCGGCGGCATTAAAAATCTCTGAAGTTCCTTTTGATAGTTTGCTCGCAGCAGTAAGAGTTGGGTTAATTGATGATGAATTTGTACTTAATCCATCAACAGAAGAATTAGAAAAATCAGAATTAGATTTGGTGATTGCTGGTACAAGTGATTCAGTGTTAATGATTGAGTCTTCAGCCAAAGAAATTGATGAAGAGAAATTGGTTTCTGCAATTGAAATTGCACATAAAAACATACAACCTGTTATAAAGTTGATTGAGGAATTTGCTGCTGATTCAAAAAAAGACAAATATGCTTATGCTAAATTAGATATTCAGACTATTTTCGAAAAATTGAAAAAAGACTATCATAAGGACGTAAAAAAGGTATATGAGATAGTTGACAAAAATGAGAGAAAAGAAAAATTAGATGCAATATATAAAGAGGCATTTGACAATCATTCAACTAAGGACGGGTTTGAATCAAATGTATTTGACCTTGCCTATAAAAAACTCAGAAGAGAGGTAGTTAGGGATAAAATTTTAGATGATAACATCAGGATAGATGGAAGAAATTTGGAAGAAATAAGAAGGATTGACTGTGAAATTGGTTTATTACCAAAAACTCATGGATCATCATTGTTTACAAGAGGCGAAACACAGTCTTTGTCAATTGTTACGCTTGGTAGCCAGCAAGATTCACAGTTAAGGGATGGAGTCACTGGGACTTTTAATGAAAAATTTATGCTACATTACAATTTTCCTCCATATTCAGTTGGGGAAGTTGGCATGCTTAAACCACCAGGAAGAAGGGAAATTGGACACGGGAAATTAGCTTTTAAAGCTGTTACCCCTATTTTACCTAAGGATGAAGAGTTTCCATATACTATACGAATAGTAAGTGAAATTACCGAATCAAATGGTTCATCGTCCATGGCAACTGTTTGCGCAGCAACATTGGCATTAATGGACGCTGGTGTTCCAATTAAAACTCCTGTTGCAGGTATTGCGATGGGTTTGATTTTAGAAAAGGATCGTCATGCAATTCTTTCAGATATTATTGGTGATGAAGACGCATTAGGCGATATGGACTTTAAGTTGGCATCAACAAAAAACGGAATTACTGCATTACAAATGGATATCAAAATAAGTGGTATAACCATTGAAATAATGAAGAAAGCAATTTCTCAAGCTAAAAATGGGTGTAACCACATATTATCCAAAATGAATGAATTAATTTCTATGCCTAAGAATGAATTAAATTCTTCAGCACCTAGAATTAGTTCAATAAAAATTAATAAAGATAAAATTCGAGATCTAATTGGACCAGGTGGAAAAAACATAAAAGAGATTTGTGAAAGAACCGGTGTTAAAATTGATATAGAAGATGATGGTAGCGTTAAGATATTTGCAACTGATGAAAAAACTTTAAATGAGGCTTTAAGTAGTATCGAAGAAATTGTTGCAGTGCCTGAAATGGGTAAAATATATAATGCAAAAATAACTAAAATTATGCAATTTGGTGCATTTGCAAAATTTTTAGGTTCTAATGAAGGTTTAGTGCATGTAAGTGAGATTTCAGACAGAAATATAGAAAATGTAGATGATGTACTTTCAGAAGGTATGATCATAAACGTTAAATATGTTGGCACAGATCACAAAGGAAAAGTTAAACTTACCATGAAAAATGTTGAACAAAGTGACGAATTTTTTAATAGTGATTCTTGGAAGAGATTGATGGAAGGTGAGCCTAAAAAGCAACGACCTGAAAAAAAAAATGATCAGGAGTTTACAAGAAAAAAAAGAGTGATGCCAAAGCAAAATTATAATAAAACTTCTAATTTTAACAAAGCAGTTCACCACGATAAGGATAAAAAAGAAGAAAAGAATCCAACTTTATTTAATGCTAAAAGTTTTATTAAAAAGTTGTTTAGTTAA
- the rpsO gene encoding 30S ribosomal protein S15, giving the protein MSVTKELKREIISQFSFAENDTGSTEVQVALFTQHISNLTEHLKINKKDYQARRGLLVFVTKRKRLLTYLKNRNNDRYEKLIKELKLKRV; this is encoded by the coding sequence ATGTCGGTTACAAAAGAATTAAAGAGAGAAATTATTTCTCAATTTTCATTTGCTGAGAATGATACTGGCTCAACAGAAGTGCAAGTTGCGTTGTTTACACAGCACATAAGCAATCTTACTGAGCATTTAAAAATAAACAAAAAAGATTATCAAGCAAGAAGAGGTTTATTAGTGTTTGTTACAAAAAGAAAAAGATTATTAACTTATTTAAAAAATAGGAATAATGATCGTTATGAGAAATTGATAAAAGAATTGAAACTTAAAAGGGTATAA
- the truB gene encoding tRNA pseudouridine(55) synthase TruB, producing MNGWLLVDKPIGITSFQAINRFKKLLNVKTGHCGTLDPFASGFLLVALGKATKLVDYVMNFEKNYTFTVKWGISTDSDDLTGNITGNSKIIPTEQQIISKLEYFVGEIEQVPPIFSAVKVNGKRAYEYARKGEELTLKSKKVSLKKFSLESHKNDLSTFNIITSKGFYVRALARDFAKSLNTLAHVVELRRNQSGIFANMEMINAEITKEFLHNSELYDYISARILPLDYVLDDIPVYNLDSSDAKKLKNGQSIFHKLSLENDSRIAVKSNDTLIALCTYVNSYLKPTKTF from the coding sequence ATGAACGGATGGCTTTTAGTAGATAAGCCAATTGGGATTACATCTTTCCAGGCAATTAATAGGTTTAAAAAATTGCTTAATGTTAAAACGGGGCACTGTGGAACTCTTGATCCATTTGCCTCGGGTTTTTTGTTAGTAGCGCTTGGTAAAGCAACTAAGTTGGTTGATTATGTGATGAATTTTGAAAAAAATTATACCTTTACGGTTAAATGGGGTATTTCAACTGATAGTGACGACTTGACTGGCAATATTACAGGAAATAGTAAAATTATCCCTACAGAGCAACAAATTATAAGTAAATTAGAATATTTTGTAGGCGAGATTGAGCAGGTACCTCCAATATTTTCCGCTGTTAAGGTAAACGGGAAAAGGGCATATGAATACGCAAGAAAAGGTGAGGAATTAACTTTAAAATCAAAAAAAGTCTCTTTAAAGAAATTTTCTTTAGAATCACATAAAAATGACTTAAGTACATTTAATATTATCACAAGCAAAGGATTTTATGTTAGAGCGCTTGCTAGAGATTTTGCAAAGTCATTAAATACGCTGGCTCATGTAGTGGAATTGAGAAGAAATCAAAGTGGAATTTTTGCAAATATGGAGATGATAAATGCGGAAATAACAAAAGAATTCTTGCATAATAGCGAATTATATGATTACATATCTGCAAGAATTCTGCCTCTGGATTATGTGCTAGACGACATCCCTGTGTATAATCTGGATTCAAGTGATGCTAAAAAATTGAAAAATGGGCAATCTATTTTTCATAAATTATCGCTTGAGAATGATTCAAGGATAGCTGTTAAAAGTAACGATACGTTAATTGCGTTGTGTACATACGTTAATAGTTATTTAAAACCAACAAAAACATTTTAA
- a CDS encoding YgiW/YdeI family stress tolerance OB fold protein → MKKVISKALILSCISLGALNLANADFKGPQAQNIENQNQGLTTVQKVLSTAFHGQHVFLQGNIIQKVSHDKYMFKDSTGEVMIDIDQKHMPFEDFSASETVTIYGEVEMKRKNPRIEIDVARVEIVKQATDVHKK, encoded by the coding sequence ATGAAAAAAGTAATATCAAAGGCGTTAATATTATCATGTATATCGTTAGGTGCTTTAAATTTGGCAAATGCGGATTTTAAAGGTCCTCAAGCACAAAATATAGAGAACCAAAATCAGGGTCTAACAACCGTGCAAAAAGTACTTAGTACAGCATTTCATGGTCAGCATGTTTTTTTACAAGGTAATATAATTCAAAAAGTTTCACATGATAAGTATATGTTTAAAGATAGTACAGGTGAAGTCATGATTGATATTGATCAAAAACATATGCCATTTGAAGATTTTTCTGCATCTGAAACAGTTACGATATATGGAGAAGTAGAGATGAAGAGAAAGAATCCACGGATAGAAATAGACGTTGCTAGAGTTGAAATTGTTAAACAAGCTACAGATGTGCATAAGAAATAA
- a CDS encoding GTP cyclohydrolase II — protein MKINNTKIPNVFEVKIIEVTRCISDLKFGIPIILEHKNQKNLILSLERINKKIFNEIKNALKEVNLVITQQRANFLKLKHCKINCQNLDFNEVEKIAFDLEDVDLNAHDYYKMSNSDEKALMLLKISELIPVAIIAKVDPEMELNFHINSLKSEYIDDFLVKTNDDLHEVCSADLKLKFGRGEIKCFRSQFSKDHYAIIINSKNKKNNSKTPLVRVHSSCFTGDIFDSVKCDCHEQFYNAIKIMSEKGGGVIIYLNQEGRGIGLTNKIRVYKAQSSGFDTVEANENLGFESDARGFIIASKILKKLNINKIDLLSNNPAKAKDLTKQGIMVENVISHQFLSSDIKNYYDSKAKKLNHDIEV, from the coding sequence ATGAAAATAAATAATACTAAGATACCCAATGTATTTGAGGTAAAAATAATAGAAGTAACAAGATGCATTTCTGATTTAAAATTTGGTATCCCAATTATTTTAGAACATAAAAATCAAAAAAATTTGATATTGTCACTTGAAAGAATAAATAAAAAAATTTTTAACGAGATAAAAAATGCACTTAAGGAAGTTAATTTGGTTATTACACAACAAAGAGCCAATTTTTTAAAACTTAAGCATTGCAAGATAAATTGTCAAAATCTTGATTTTAATGAAGTTGAAAAAATTGCTTTTGATTTAGAGGATGTTGATCTGAATGCACATGATTATTATAAAATGTCAAATTCAGATGAAAAAGCGTTAATGCTTTTAAAGATTAGTGAATTAATTCCTGTTGCTATAATTGCTAAAGTAGACCCTGAAATGGAATTGAATTTTCACATAAATTCATTGAAATCAGAATACATAGATGATTTTCTTGTTAAGACGAATGATGATTTACATGAAGTATGCAGTGCAGACTTAAAGTTAAAATTTGGTAGGGGGGAAATAAAATGCTTTAGGTCACAATTTTCAAAGGATCATTATGCTATAATTATCAATTCAAAAAACAAAAAGAATAATAGCAAAACTCCTTTAGTTAGAGTCCATTCTTCATGTTTCACTGGAGATATATTTGACAGTGTTAAATGTGATTGTCATGAACAATTTTACAACGCTATCAAAATTATGAGCGAAAAAGGTGGCGGTGTCATAATTTATTTAAATCAAGAAGGAAGAGGGATTGGCTTAACTAATAAAATTAGAGTTTATAAGGCTCAATCCAGTGGATTTGATACAGTAGAGGCAAATGAAAATTTAGGTTTTGAAAGTGATGCAAGGGGTTTCATAATAGCTTCTAAAATTTTAAAAAAGTTAAACATAAATAAAATTGATTTACTTTCAAATAACCCTGCAAAAGCAAAAGATTTAACAAAACAGGGGATTATGGTTGAAAATGTTATTTCTCATCAATTTCTTAGTTCAGATATAAAAAACTATTATGATAGTAAGGCGAAAAAATTAAATCATGATATTGAAGTATAA
- a CDS encoding TlpA family protein disulfide reductase — translation MSKLALFISILFFSISILSANVLSPDNNKINIKKILEKYNLAIPKQIDDSKFFNDKAKPVYLKEFNNKFIILNFWANWCVECVNELKSLSNLQKEFDKLKIIDVEIISVNDNSLDFEKVQNFYQNNKVNNLKVYFDLSKNLMTEFKVNSPPTTIFIDKGGKVFAKFNNTYNWSEPLMLNYILDIKDNNH, via the coding sequence ATGAGTAAGCTGGCATTATTTATCAGTATCTTGTTTTTTTCAATAAGTATTTTATCAGCAAATGTTTTGTCTCCCGATAATAATAAAATAAATATAAAAAAAATTTTAGAGAAATATAATTTAGCAATCCCAAAACAAATTGACGATTCAAAATTTTTCAATGATAAAGCAAAACCAGTTTATCTTAAAGAATTTAACAACAAATTCATTATATTAAATTTTTGGGCAAATTGGTGTGTCGAATGTGTTAATGAACTTAAATCACTAAGTAATTTGCAAAAAGAATTTGATAAGCTAAAAATTATAGATGTGGAAATAATCTCTGTGAATGATAACTCGTTAGACTTCGAAAAAGTACAAAACTTCTATCAAAATAATAAAGTTAACAATTTAAAGGTTTACTTCGATCTTAGTAAAAATTTAATGACAGAGTTTAAGGTAAATTCTCCACCAACAACAATTTTTATCGATAAAGGGGGGAAAGTATTTGCCAAATTTAATAATACCTATAATTGGAGTGAACCATTGATGCTTAATTATATATTAGATATAAAGGATAATAATCATTGA
- the dut gene encoding dUTP diphosphatase, with the protein MTINITKLGNAQDLPLPQYATIHSAGVDLVAAIDGDLIIEPNQRILIPTGIAISIPEGFEGQVRPRSGLAIKNGITVINAPGTIDSDYRGEIKVPIINLGDKDFIVERGMRIAQLIIARYEKIEWNLVEQLPQNTTRGDAGFGSTGLVSK; encoded by the coding sequence ATTACTATAAACATAACAAAATTAGGTAATGCACAAGATTTGCCATTACCGCAATACGCAACAATACATAGTGCAGGGGTTGATTTAGTTGCAGCAATTGATGGAGATTTAATCATAGAACCAAATCAAAGAATATTGATTCCAACAGGAATAGCAATTTCAATTCCTGAAGGCTTTGAAGGTCAGGTTCGACCACGTTCAGGATTAGCTATAAAAAATGGTATCACTGTGATCAACGCACCTGGAACAATAGATTCTGATTACAGAGGAGAAATAAAAGTTCCAATCATTAATTTAGGTGACAAAGATTTTATTGTTGAGCGTGGCATGCGCATTGCACAATTAATTATTGCAAGATACGAAAAAATAGAATGGAATTTAGTAGAGCAACTACCGCAAAATACTACAAGGGGCGATGCTGGATTTGGTTCAACTGGACTTGTCTCAAAATAA
- a CDS encoding 7-carboxy-7-deazaguanine synthase QueE, which translates to MFGNNPKLPFEKGDGTYLKVHSIFETIQGEGPYSGYQAIFIRLSGCNLACEFCDTEFDDYSILEIHDILKKIKSFEQINPLIVITGGEPFRQNISQLCKLLIINNFKIQIETNGTLYIDIPKEVELVCSPKPSNDKYHMIRHDILKQTIAIKFLISSNIKPYSDISEVGQKEYSIPVYVQSMDEYNKAINQDNLILAQKIAKKYNAILSLQIHKILNID; encoded by the coding sequence ATGTTTGGCAATAATCCAAAATTACCATTCGAAAAGGGTGATGGCACCTATTTAAAAGTACATTCTATTTTTGAAACAATTCAAGGTGAGGGGCCATATTCTGGATATCAAGCAATTTTCATTAGACTTAGTGGTTGTAATCTTGCATGCGAATTTTGTGATACAGAATTTGATGATTATAGCATTTTAGAAATTCATGACATTCTAAAAAAGATAAAGTCCTTTGAGCAAATTAATCCACTTATAGTGATTACTGGAGGAGAACCTTTTAGACAGAATATTTCACAATTATGCAAATTACTAATTATAAATAACTTCAAAATTCAGATTGAAACAAATGGCACTTTATACATAGATATCCCAAAAGAAGTTGAGCTAGTTTGCTCTCCAAAGCCATCTAATGATAAATATCATATGATAAGGCATGACATATTAAAACAAACTATAGCAATAAAATTTTTAATATCTTCTAATATTAAACCTTATTCAGATATATCTGAAGTTGGACAAAAAGAGTATAGTATTCCAGTATATGTACAATCTATGGATGAGTATAATAAAGCGATAAATCAGGATAATTTAATTCTAGCGCAAAAAATAGCAAAAAAATACAATGCAATATTGTCATTGCAAATTCATAAAATACTTAATATTGATTAA